Proteins encoded together in one Myxocyprinus asiaticus isolate MX2 ecotype Aquarium Trade chromosome 9, UBuf_Myxa_2, whole genome shotgun sequence window:
- the LOC127445854 gene encoding caspase-8-like, whose protein sequence is MGTKQDFCERILKNKVFLVETLCEEAELIMQHVQQVKLLTQREYRNLKDVRKREKMIIDLLDKLMSKGDETCCKFIDLLKQDSILETLPMLENHAIFASSAMAQDTSLKYPLQDSPELRQYKITQIPRGTCVIFNNVHFTSLKERMGSDEDQKSLEKVFSWLAFKVVVHRDKMAAEMRDLLKDLGKTVDGDCFICCVLSHGSKDGVYGTDGVVVSVDEIREPFNGINCQRLAGKPKVFFIQACRGNNNQTHVNVQADDPEGEESEIEVDTDGFEISIPADSDFLIARSSTDGHCSYRQSEKGSWFIQSLCQQLENHCPQGTDIQTILLCVNDEVSRQGSFCKQMPVQEVAMRKKLILPLPGAE, encoded by the exons ATGGGCACAAAACAGGATTTCTGTGAAAGAATTCTCAAAAATAAAGTCTTCCTTGTGGAGACTTTATGTGAAGAGGCAGAACTCATCATGCAGCATGTGCAGCAGGTTAAACTTCTTACTCAGCGCGAGTACAGGAACCTCAAAGATGTCCGTAAGAGAGAGAAGATGATAATTGACCTACTTGACAAACTCATGAGCAAGGGAGATGAAACCTGTTGCAAATTCATTGACCTTTTAAAACAGGACAGTATATTGGAGACTCTTCCTATGTTGGAGAATCATGCCATTTTTGCTTCTTCAGCCATGGCACAGG acaccAGCCTGAAATATCCATTGCAGGATAGCCCAGAG ctcaggCAATACAAAATTACGCAAATTCCTCGTGGTACCTGTGTAATATTCAACAATGTACATTTTACATCCTTGAAGGAAAGGATGGGATCAGATGAGGACcaaa AATCTCTCGAAAAAGTTTTCAGCTGGCTGGCATTTAAGGTGGTGGTGCACAGAGATAAAATGGCTGCTGAAATGAGGGATCTCCTGAAGGACCTAGGCAAGACAGTAGATGGAGACTGCTTTATATGTTGCGTCCTCAGCCATGGAAGCAAGGACGGAGTCTATGGAACTGATGGTGTTGTTGTTTCTGTTGATGAAATACGTGAACCATTCAATGGCATAAACTGCCAGAGGCTAGCTGGCAAGCCCAAGGTGTTTTTCATACAGGCATGTCGTGGGAATAATAATCAAACGCATGTGAATGTCCAGGCAGATGATCCAGAAGGAGAAGAATCAGAGATTGAAGTGGATACTGATGGTTTTGAAATCTCAATCCCAGCcgactctgatttccttattgcCAGGTCAAGCACTGATGGTCACTGCTCATACAGACAGTCAGAAAAAGGCTCCTGGTTTATTCAGTCACTCTGCCAACAGCTAGAGAATCATTGTCCACA GGGTACAGACATTCAGACAATCCTGCTTTGTGTGAATGATGAGGTCAGCCGTCAGGGATCTTTTTGCAAACAGATGCCTGTACAGGAAGTCGCCATGAGGAAGAAACTGATTCTTCCTTTGCCCGGTGCAGAGTGA
- the casp8l1 gene encoding caspase 8, apoptosis-related cysteine peptidase, like 1 isoform X1, with protein sequence MSREETFNLSNIVKMNQDTKNEQANGKASVESKRKKTGWRNSQGAKENLPKPMQKGLPKRKREPLQPTSNMSDHYRKRKRSVTKHTECYSMSNRLHGYCLIINNYNFKRSTSLGNRRGTHKDKDDLTRVFEKMHFTVEVRNDLQASDMRDVIKEFASKDHSHMDAFVCCILSHGEKGTVLGIDGIQVPIRDLTQPFAECHTLASKPKLFFIQACQGEKTLLGVWMADGHKNTSEEGTFEEDAHTEAFHSCPIGADFLIGMATVEYYKSFRHTQEGSIFIQELCRQLESGCPRKEDMHSILTKVNRMVSSQIIEGCKQMPEVRYTLTKTLVLPMKQVP encoded by the exons atgagt AGAGAGGAAACGTTTAATTTGAGCAACATTGTTAAGATGAATCAGGATACCAAGAATGAGCAAGCAAATGGCAAAGCATCTGTTGAATCAAAGAGAAAGAAGACTGGATGGAGGAATTCACAG GGAGCCAAAGAAAACCTTCCAAAACCTATGCAAAAAGGTTTACCAAAAAGAAAACGGGAGCCCCTTCAACCGACAAGCAATATGTCTGACCATTACCGTAAAAGGAAGCGTTCAG TGACAAAGCATACAGAATGTTACTCCATGTCAAATAGACTTCATGGATATTGTTTGATCATCAACAACTACAACTTTAAAAGAAGTACATCACTTGGAAACAGGAGAGGTACACACAAAGATAAAG ATGATCTCACAAGAGTGTTTGAGAAAATGCATTTTACGGTTGAGGTGCGGAACGATTTGCAAGCCTCAGATATGCGAGATGTGATTAAAGAGTTTGCAAGTAAAGATCACTCTCATATGGACGCTTTTGTCTGCTGCATCCTCTCCCATGGAGAGAAAGGCACTGTTCTGGGCATAGATGGTATACAGGTTCCAATCCGTGACCTCACACAGCCTTTCGCTGAATGCCACACCCTAGCAAGCAAGCCCAAGCTTTTCTTTATTCAGGCCTGTCAAGGTGAGAAGACCCTGCTAGGTGTTTGGAtggcagatggacacaaaaacacatctgaagaaggaacatttgagGAGGATGCTCATACTGAAGCATTCCACAGTTGCCCTATTGGAGCTGATTTCCTAATTGGAATGGCCACAGTGGAGTATTACAAATCTTTTCGCCACACACAAGAAGGGTCCATCTTTATTCAGGAGCTCTGTAGGCAGCTGGAAAGTGGTTGTCCACG GAAAGAGGACATGCACTCTATTTTGACAAAGGTGAACAGAATGGTGAGCTCCCAAATCATTGAAGGCTGCAAGCAGATGCCAGAGGTTCGCTACACTCTAACCAAAACACTGGTCCTTCCCATGAAGCAAGTTCCCTGA
- the casp8l1 gene encoding caspase 8, apoptosis-related cysteine peptidase, like 1 isoform X2, whose protein sequence is MNQDTKNEQANGKASVESKRKKTGWRNSQGAKENLPKPMQKGLPKRKREPLQPTSNMSDHYRKRKRSVTKHTECYSMSNRLHGYCLIINNYNFKRSTSLGNRRGTHKDKDDLTRVFEKMHFTVEVRNDLQASDMRDVIKEFASKDHSHMDAFVCCILSHGEKGTVLGIDGIQVPIRDLTQPFAECHTLASKPKLFFIQACQGEKTLLGVWMADGHKNTSEEGTFEEDAHTEAFHSCPIGADFLIGMATVEYYKSFRHTQEGSIFIQELCRQLESGCPRKEDMHSILTKVNRMVSSQIIEGCKQMPEVRYTLTKTLVLPMKQVP, encoded by the exons ATGAATCAGGATACCAAGAATGAGCAAGCAAATGGCAAAGCATCTGTTGAATCAAAGAGAAAGAAGACTGGATGGAGGAATTCACAG GGAGCCAAAGAAAACCTTCCAAAACCTATGCAAAAAGGTTTACCAAAAAGAAAACGGGAGCCCCTTCAACCGACAAGCAATATGTCTGACCATTACCGTAAAAGGAAGCGTTCAG TGACAAAGCATACAGAATGTTACTCCATGTCAAATAGACTTCATGGATATTGTTTGATCATCAACAACTACAACTTTAAAAGAAGTACATCACTTGGAAACAGGAGAGGTACACACAAAGATAAAG ATGATCTCACAAGAGTGTTTGAGAAAATGCATTTTACGGTTGAGGTGCGGAACGATTTGCAAGCCTCAGATATGCGAGATGTGATTAAAGAGTTTGCAAGTAAAGATCACTCTCATATGGACGCTTTTGTCTGCTGCATCCTCTCCCATGGAGAGAAAGGCACTGTTCTGGGCATAGATGGTATACAGGTTCCAATCCGTGACCTCACACAGCCTTTCGCTGAATGCCACACCCTAGCAAGCAAGCCCAAGCTTTTCTTTATTCAGGCCTGTCAAGGTGAGAAGACCCTGCTAGGTGTTTGGAtggcagatggacacaaaaacacatctgaagaaggaacatttgagGAGGATGCTCATACTGAAGCATTCCACAGTTGCCCTATTGGAGCTGATTTCCTAATTGGAATGGCCACAGTGGAGTATTACAAATCTTTTCGCCACACACAAGAAGGGTCCATCTTTATTCAGGAGCTCTGTAGGCAGCTGGAAAGTGGTTGTCCACG GAAAGAGGACATGCACTCTATTTTGACAAAGGTGAACAGAATGGTGAGCTCCCAAATCATTGAAGGCTGCAAGCAGATGCCAGAGGTTCGCTACACTCTAACCAAAACACTGGTCCTTCCCATGAAGCAAGTTCCCTGA
- the LOC127445845 gene encoding caspase-8-like isoform X3, protein MQLNMDLQKLHEIDEDLISDEVAQLKFLCMDLVPKKRMETVSDAKDLFLRLDEQALFDDGLLLPELLMTIGRFDLLAILNTSKEEVKRHLLERDPSSKGVSTYRKMLFRLSEDLTAENLRNVKFLLDLPKAKLGASISFLDVMIEMEKQQKLGIENLDELQKILSECDKQLAYKIEEFKNTHRDLEQVGGRHPLQEVSNLIISFPNHVEMEIGLGRRRGSSVSEGLATDSNNPPREEEQDYYYSMTQRPLGYCLIINNYNFEKMSSFRNRTGTDKDKEELTRVFRKMHFLVELRDDLQASDMQDSIKEFAERDHSLMDTFVCCILSHGERGTVLGIDGKEVAIHDLTQPFAACRTLTSKPKLFFIQACQGREAQKGMWMADGWVNAIEAAYEEDARSVPLHSIPIEADFLIGMATVEHYQSFRHIREGSIYIQELCRQLEKCCPRKEDILSILTKVNREVSSKMLKGHKQMPEPRYTLTKKLVLPMD, encoded by the exons ATGCAGCTCAACATGGATCTTCAGAAGCTTCATGAGATTGACGAGGACCTGATAAGTGATGAAGTGGCTCAGCTGAAGTTTCTATGCATGGACTTAGTTCCTAAGAAGCGAATGGAGACAGTGAGTGATGCCAAAGACCTCTTCCTTCGCCTTGATGAGCAAGCACTGTTTGATGATGGGCTACTTCTGCCTGAGCTTCTGATGACGATTGGACGCTTTGACTTGCTTGCCATCCTGAACACATCCAAAGAGGAGGTGAAGAGGCATCTGCTGGAACGTGACCCCTCTAGTAAAGGTGTCTCAACCTACAG AAAGATGCTATTTAGATTATCTGAAGACTTGACAGCAGAAAACCTTCGTAATGTAAAGTTCCTTTTGGACCTTCCAAAAGCAAAGCTTGGAGCATCTATT TCATTTCTAGATGTAATGATTGAGATGGAAAAGCAGCAGAAGCTTGGGATTGAAAACCTGGATGAACTGCAAAAAattctgtctgaatgtgacaaaCAGCTCGCCTACAAGATTGAGGAGTTCAAGAATACCCATAGAGACCTGGAGCAAG TGGGAGGCAGACATCCTCTACAGGAAGTATCTAATTTAATCATCTCCTTTCCTAAT CATGTAGAGATGGAGATAGGGCTTGGAC GGAGAAGAGGCTCTTCTGTGAGTGAAGGTCTTGCTACTGATTCAAATAATCCGCCAAGGGAAGaggag caggattattattattccatGACCCAACGGCCTTTAGGATACTGTCTAATCATCAACAACTACAACTTTGAAAAAATGTCCTCATTTCGCAACCGTACAGGCACGGATAAGGACAAAG AGGAACTCACCAGAGTGTTTCGCAAAATGCATTTTCTGGTTGAGTTGCGGGACGATCTGCAAGCCTCAGATATGCAAGATTCCATAAAAGAGTTTGCAGAGAGGGATCACTCTCTAATGGACACGTTTGTCTGCTGTATCCTCTCCCATGGAGAAAGAGGCACTGTGTTGGGCATAGATGGCAAAGAGGTTGCAATCCATGACCTCACACAGCCTTTCGCCGCATGCAGGACGCTAACAAGCAAGCCCAAGCTTTTTTTCATTCAGGCCTGCCAAGGTAGAGAGGCCCAGAAAGGTATGTGGATGGCGGATGGATGGGTGAACGCTATAGAAGCAGCATACGAGGAGGATGCTCGTAGTGTACCACTCCACAGTATCCCTATAGAAGCTGATTTCCTAATTGGAATGGCCACAGTGGAGCACTACCAGTCCTTCCGCCACATCAGAGAAGGGTCCATCTATATCCAGGAGCTCTGTAGACAGCTGGAGAAATGCTGCCCCAG AAAAGAAGATATCTTGTCAATTTTGACAAAGGTCAACCGTGAAGTAAGTTCTAAAATGTTGAAAGGCCACAAGCAGATGCCTGAACCTCGGTATACCCTCACCAAGAAACTGGTCCTTCCTATGGActga
- the LOC127445845 gene encoding caspase-8-like isoform X2 encodes MDLQKLHEIDEDLISDEVAQLKFLCMDLVPKKRMETVSDAKDLFLRLDEQALFDDGLLLPELLMTIGRFDLLAILNTSKEEVKRHLLERDPSSKGVSTYRKMLFRLSEDLTAENLRNVKFLLDLPKAKLGASISFLDVMIEMEKQQKLGIENLDELQKILSECDKQLAYKIEEFKNTHRDLEQVGGRHPLQEVSNLIISFPNHVEMEIGLGRKLDFLQSFKALLTKDLLYWRRGSSVSEGLATDSNNPPREEEQDYYYSMTQRPLGYCLIINNYNFEKMSSFRNRTGTDKDKEELTRVFRKMHFLVELRDDLQASDMQDSIKEFAERDHSLMDTFVCCILSHGERGTVLGIDGKEVAIHDLTQPFAACRTLTSKPKLFFIQACQGREAQKGMWMADGWVNAIEAAYEEDARSVPLHSIPIEADFLIGMATVEHYQSFRHIREGSIYIQELCRQLEKCCPRKEDILSILTKVNREVSSKMLKGHKQMPEPRYTLTKKLVLPMD; translated from the exons ATGGATCTTCAGAAGCTTCATGAGATTGACGAGGACCTGATAAGTGATGAAGTGGCTCAGCTGAAGTTTCTATGCATGGACTTAGTTCCTAAGAAGCGAATGGAGACAGTGAGTGATGCCAAAGACCTCTTCCTTCGCCTTGATGAGCAAGCACTGTTTGATGATGGGCTACTTCTGCCTGAGCTTCTGATGACGATTGGACGCTTTGACTTGCTTGCCATCCTGAACACATCCAAAGAGGAGGTGAAGAGGCATCTGCTGGAACGTGACCCCTCTAGTAAAGGTGTCTCAACCTACAG AAAGATGCTATTTAGATTATCTGAAGACTTGACAGCAGAAAACCTTCGTAATGTAAAGTTCCTTTTGGACCTTCCAAAAGCAAAGCTTGGAGCATCTATT TCATTTCTAGATGTAATGATTGAGATGGAAAAGCAGCAGAAGCTTGGGATTGAAAACCTGGATGAACTGCAAAAAattctgtctgaatgtgacaaaCAGCTCGCCTACAAGATTGAGGAGTTCAAGAATACCCATAGAGACCTGGAGCAAG TGGGAGGCAGACATCCTCTACAGGAAGTATCTAATTTAATCATCTCCTTTCCTAAT CATGTAGAGATGGAGATAGGGCTTGGACGTAAGTTAGACTTTCTACAAAGTTTCAAAGCATTACTGACCAAGGACTTACTCTATT GGAGAAGAGGCTCTTCTGTGAGTGAAGGTCTTGCTACTGATTCAAATAATCCGCCAAGGGAAGaggag caggattattattattccatGACCCAACGGCCTTTAGGATACTGTCTAATCATCAACAACTACAACTTTGAAAAAATGTCCTCATTTCGCAACCGTACAGGCACGGATAAGGACAAAG AGGAACTCACCAGAGTGTTTCGCAAAATGCATTTTCTGGTTGAGTTGCGGGACGATCTGCAAGCCTCAGATATGCAAGATTCCATAAAAGAGTTTGCAGAGAGGGATCACTCTCTAATGGACACGTTTGTCTGCTGTATCCTCTCCCATGGAGAAAGAGGCACTGTGTTGGGCATAGATGGCAAAGAGGTTGCAATCCATGACCTCACACAGCCTTTCGCCGCATGCAGGACGCTAACAAGCAAGCCCAAGCTTTTTTTCATTCAGGCCTGCCAAGGTAGAGAGGCCCAGAAAGGTATGTGGATGGCGGATGGATGGGTGAACGCTATAGAAGCAGCATACGAGGAGGATGCTCGTAGTGTACCACTCCACAGTATCCCTATAGAAGCTGATTTCCTAATTGGAATGGCCACAGTGGAGCACTACCAGTCCTTCCGCCACATCAGAGAAGGGTCCATCTATATCCAGGAGCTCTGTAGACAGCTGGAGAAATGCTGCCCCAG AAAAGAAGATATCTTGTCAATTTTGACAAAGGTCAACCGTGAAGTAAGTTCTAAAATGTTGAAAGGCCACAAGCAGATGCCTGAACCTCGGTATACCCTCACCAAGAAACTGGTCCTTCCTATGGActga
- the LOC127445845 gene encoding caspase-8-like isoform X1 has protein sequence MQLNMDLQKLHEIDEDLISDEVAQLKFLCMDLVPKKRMETVSDAKDLFLRLDEQALFDDGLLLPELLMTIGRFDLLAILNTSKEEVKRHLLERDPSSKGVSTYRKMLFRLSEDLTAENLRNVKFLLDLPKAKLGASISFLDVMIEMEKQQKLGIENLDELQKILSECDKQLAYKIEEFKNTHRDLEQVGGRHPLQEVSNLIISFPNHVEMEIGLGRKLDFLQSFKALLTKDLLYWRRGSSVSEGLATDSNNPPREEEQDYYYSMTQRPLGYCLIINNYNFEKMSSFRNRTGTDKDKEELTRVFRKMHFLVELRDDLQASDMQDSIKEFAERDHSLMDTFVCCILSHGERGTVLGIDGKEVAIHDLTQPFAACRTLTSKPKLFFIQACQGREAQKGMWMADGWVNAIEAAYEEDARSVPLHSIPIEADFLIGMATVEHYQSFRHIREGSIYIQELCRQLEKCCPRKEDILSILTKVNREVSSKMLKGHKQMPEPRYTLTKKLVLPMD, from the exons ATGCAGCTCAACATGGATCTTCAGAAGCTTCATGAGATTGACGAGGACCTGATAAGTGATGAAGTGGCTCAGCTGAAGTTTCTATGCATGGACTTAGTTCCTAAGAAGCGAATGGAGACAGTGAGTGATGCCAAAGACCTCTTCCTTCGCCTTGATGAGCAAGCACTGTTTGATGATGGGCTACTTCTGCCTGAGCTTCTGATGACGATTGGACGCTTTGACTTGCTTGCCATCCTGAACACATCCAAAGAGGAGGTGAAGAGGCATCTGCTGGAACGTGACCCCTCTAGTAAAGGTGTCTCAACCTACAG AAAGATGCTATTTAGATTATCTGAAGACTTGACAGCAGAAAACCTTCGTAATGTAAAGTTCCTTTTGGACCTTCCAAAAGCAAAGCTTGGAGCATCTATT TCATTTCTAGATGTAATGATTGAGATGGAAAAGCAGCAGAAGCTTGGGATTGAAAACCTGGATGAACTGCAAAAAattctgtctgaatgtgacaaaCAGCTCGCCTACAAGATTGAGGAGTTCAAGAATACCCATAGAGACCTGGAGCAAG TGGGAGGCAGACATCCTCTACAGGAAGTATCTAATTTAATCATCTCCTTTCCTAAT CATGTAGAGATGGAGATAGGGCTTGGACGTAAGTTAGACTTTCTACAAAGTTTCAAAGCATTACTGACCAAGGACTTACTCTATT GGAGAAGAGGCTCTTCTGTGAGTGAAGGTCTTGCTACTGATTCAAATAATCCGCCAAGGGAAGaggag caggattattattattccatGACCCAACGGCCTTTAGGATACTGTCTAATCATCAACAACTACAACTTTGAAAAAATGTCCTCATTTCGCAACCGTACAGGCACGGATAAGGACAAAG AGGAACTCACCAGAGTGTTTCGCAAAATGCATTTTCTGGTTGAGTTGCGGGACGATCTGCAAGCCTCAGATATGCAAGATTCCATAAAAGAGTTTGCAGAGAGGGATCACTCTCTAATGGACACGTTTGTCTGCTGTATCCTCTCCCATGGAGAAAGAGGCACTGTGTTGGGCATAGATGGCAAAGAGGTTGCAATCCATGACCTCACACAGCCTTTCGCCGCATGCAGGACGCTAACAAGCAAGCCCAAGCTTTTTTTCATTCAGGCCTGCCAAGGTAGAGAGGCCCAGAAAGGTATGTGGATGGCGGATGGATGGGTGAACGCTATAGAAGCAGCATACGAGGAGGATGCTCGTAGTGTACCACTCCACAGTATCCCTATAGAAGCTGATTTCCTAATTGGAATGGCCACAGTGGAGCACTACCAGTCCTTCCGCCACATCAGAGAAGGGTCCATCTATATCCAGGAGCTCTGTAGACAGCTGGAGAAATGCTGCCCCAG AAAAGAAGATATCTTGTCAATTTTGACAAAGGTCAACCGTGAAGTAAGTTCTAAAATGTTGAAAGGCCACAAGCAGATGCCTGAACCTCGGTATACCCTCACCAAGAAACTGGTCCTTCCTATGGActga